The following coding sequences lie in one Cloeon dipterum chromosome 1, ieCloDipt1.1, whole genome shotgun sequence genomic window:
- the LOC135948221 gene encoding F-box/WD repeat-containing protein mec-15-like, translating to MDCDVDYLSNLPIEIFLHICSYLDINKSLPALKCVCKQFKFILSDDLVWKSRIAGRWFPNEKGVEVDWQEACKCIENEASYLREPSTCDQLVSERAHETDIDALHILENHKTIFTGSRDGLIKIWNINTEEKALEKSMILPCAHNGWIWRIESEDCHSIYSCSFDHSLKHWNFSGDNLVEVWSLDLKFPVLSIKLVNENVIAAGVHKEAVLVDRRTGTSFRTIFKDNHVKLCLEMINDNYLLANGAGKKICCYDLRNDKDEVVSFNFGQVTPLVPLHLATQQNIMYVADGSSKFYSADITKNEPLALRGYCGYDAQGGANAKVFGMFASYTSLIFGLNTGSSSRLAFWRTKPSLKEEENRYSVLAKSGEMLNLGCSSSICSNMHYRDSMVAAAHTMSNDLVCIVPKEFL from the exons ATGGACTGCGATGTAGACTATCTGTCCAACTTACCGATCGAG ATTTTCCTTCATATATGTTCATATCTGGATATCAACAAGTCTTTGCCAGCCTTAAAATGCGTTTGCAAACagttcaaattcattttaagcgACGATTTAGTTTGGAAATCTAGAATAGCCGGGAGGTGGTTCCCAAACGAAAAAG GAGTTGAAGTAGACTGGCAAGAAGCTTGCAAATGCATTGAAAACGAAGCTTCTTATTTACGAGAGCCAAGCACATGTGATCAGCTAGTGAGTGAAAGGGCACATGAAACTGATATTGACGCCTTACATATTTTAGAG AAtcacaaaacaattttcactGGCTCCCGTGATGGACTGATCAAAATCTGGAACATCAACACCGAGGAAAAGGCACTGGAAAAGTCGATGATCCTGCCCTGTGCGCACAATGGCTGGATTTGGAGGATTGAGTCAGAAGACTGCCACAGCATTTACTCTTGCAGCTTTGACCACTCGCTGAAGCACTGGAACTTTTCCGGTGACAACCTGGTTGAAGTGTGGAGCTTGGA TTTAAAGTTTCCCGTGCTATCGATTAAACTCGTGAATGAGAATGTGATTGCTGCTGGCGTACACAAGGAGGCTGTACTCGTTGATCGGCGAACTGGCACGTCCTTCAGGACCATTTTCAAGGACAACCACGTCAAACTCTGCTTGGAGATGATCAACGACAACTATTTGCTGGCCAACGGTGCTGGAAAGAAGATTTGCTGTTATGATCTGAGGAACGACAAAGATGAAGTGGTTTCGTTTAACTTTGGACAAGTGACGCCGCTCGTGCCGCTGCATTTGGCCACCCAGCAGAACATTATGTATGTGGCAGACGGTAGTTCCAAATTTTACTCTGCTGACATCACCAAGAATGAGCCTTTGGCTCTCAGA GGCTACTGTGGTTACGATGCACAAGGAGGCGCCAATGCAAAAGTCTTTGGAATGTTTGCTAGCTACACTTCTCTGATATTTGGGCTTAATACAGGCTCGTCAAGCCGCTTAGCCTTTTGGAGGACGAAACCGTCTTTGAAAGAAGAGGAAAACAGGTATTCTGTGTTGGCCAAGTCTGGGGAAATGCTGAATCTGGGTTGCAGCAGCTCCATTTGCAGT aatatGCATTATCGAGACAGTATGGTAGCGGCTGCTCATACAATGTCCAATGATTTGGTTTGCATCGTGCCGAAGGAGTTTCTGTGA
- the LOC135946064 gene encoding uncharacterized protein LOC135946064 — protein MSALLALREFHLGTRLLANKVAFEAAKCMTPMQNKSSKINENSSCKKESNNEDSMDSFVNNLVSIKSETWKNKMKNKRIKIFSPVKIQIVPEEDGNLTKKHKTYPISLIKLSIDGEKFDHEEMLRILESPEILSKVDHAVLKSLALTFIKMDFVEGIFQLESTCHRLPIPPMFDFIGSLFKSYLATNQVAKALQVVEQFYVRLPNSRREARSHLASIIKDVVSKHSSDALLVQCKQLALRLNRDFADSRPVIFLWHACFISEWFSDQQVARELLAEISRSRTLVETFSKKLMTATYTALGRDRPDLVQDLIQDLISNNLRAQLTIPMRLLFDYRCDMGDLRGCAAIMKSTVDLKVVLTSKQHQEFLELMTLRKHYRWKSPAKRSRDTPPNTEQFKFKF, from the exons ATGTCGGCTCTGTTAGCGTTGCGAGAGTTTCACCTAGGCACTCGCCTTCTAGCCAATAAAGTTGCATTTGAAGCTGCAAAGTGCATGACGCCAATGCAGAACAAAtccagcaaaataaatgagaaCAGCTCCTGCAAGAAGGAATCAAATAATGAGGACAGTATGGATAgttttgtgaataatttagtTTCTATCAAGTCCGAGACATGGAAAAACAAGATGAAAAACAAGaggatcaaaatattttcgcctGTCAAGATCCAAATAGTGCCTGAGGAGGATGGAAATTTGACCAAAAAGCATAAAACGTACCCCATCAGTCTAATCAAACTGTCCATAGACggagaaaaatttgatcaCGAAGAGATGCTGAGAATATTGGAATCGCCAGAAATTCTCAGCAAGGTCGACCACGCAGTGCTGAAAAGCCTGGCACTGACCTTCATAAAAATGGACTTCGTCGAAGGAATATTTCAGCTGGAGTCGACTTGTCACCGCCTGCCTATTCCTCCCATGTTTGACTTCATCGGGAGCCTCTTCAAGTCATACCTGGCTACAAACCAAGTGGCCAAGGCCCTTCAGGTCGTGGAGCAGTTCTACGTGCGCTTACCGAACTCAAGACGAGAGGCAAGGAGCCACCTGGCCTCAATAATCAAGGACGTGGTCAGCAAACACAGCAGCGACGCTCTGCTCGTGCAGTGCAAACAGCTGGCCCTGCGGCTCAATAGGGACTTTGCCGACAGCCGCCCAGTCATCTTCCTCTGGCACGCGTGCTTCATCAGCGAGTGGTTCAGCGACCAGCAGGTGGCTAGGGAGTTGCTGGCCGAAATTTCTCGCAGCAGGACGCTCGTGGAGACGTTCAGCAAGAAGCTGATGACGGCCACGTACACGGCGCTAGGTAGAGACAGGCCCGACCTGGTGCAGGACCTCATCCAAGACCTTATAAGCAACAACCTCCGTGCGCAGCTCACCATACCCATGCGGCTTCTCTTCGACTATAGAT GTGATATGGGCGATCTTCGAGGCTGTGCGGCCATTATGAAGTCGACAGTAGATCTCAAGGTTGTGTTAACAAGTAAACAGCATcaagaatttttggaattgatGACGTTAAGGAAACACTACAGATGGAAGTCTCCAGCAAAACGCTCTAGAGATACGCCTCCAAACACGGAgcaatttaagtttaaattttag
- the dUTPase gene encoding deoxyuridine 5'-triphosphate nucleotidohydrolase — MLRFAKLTENAFAPMKGSELAAGLDLRSAYDCVVPARGKFLVKTDLQVEVPPGCYGRVAPRSGLALKNFIDVGAGVVDADYRGNLGVVLFNHGDQDFNVTKGDRIAQLICEKIIIPEILEVKSLEETARGAAGFGSTGVH; from the exons ATGTTGCGTTTCGCAAAGTTGACCGAAAACGCTTTTGCTCCAATGAAGGGGTCGGAACTTGCGGCTGGACTGGATTTAAGGAG TGCCTATGACTGCGTTGTTCCTGCTCGCGGCAAGTTCCTGGTCAAAACTGACTTGCAGGTTGAGGTTCCTCCAGGTTGCTATGGACGCGTTGCTCCCAGGTCGGGTCTTGCCCTTAAGAATTTCATTGATGTTGGAG CTGGCGTGGTTGACGCTGATTATCGGGGAAATCTTGGAGTTGTCCTTTTCAACCATGGTGATCAAGACTTCAATGTCACAAAGGGGGATAGAATTGCTCAGTTGATCTGTGAGAAAATTATCATCCCCGAGATCCTAGAAGTCAAG AGTCTCGAGGAAACTGCGAGAGGAGCTGCTGGGTTTGGATCTACAGGGGTCCACTAA
- the LOC135946057 gene encoding DNA (cytosine-5)-methyltransferase PliMCI-like, with protein MDSPGEEESFRTLRRPLRNANTREDEDHDLSPAASKGRKRRLLSNSMPATKKQKLSKDTTACCEDCGADLLTAASVTAPDDKFVDEPVILTDESLQLADSRQYDDSNGLPILQVSDAKFFCRNNHLCSIDSNVVETDKDLFMAGTIRAVEDTTVKLEQSSAGIVCQKSSTINEWFVSGYGTAHVNLWVVSEFGNYKIVSVAEEYVPFFSSVLNICHYANHLIKSMIESSDASLDEILADFSTSNNPLLTIPTLEELVENAQFIHAHVTAYFLEPYADGTNDAHLLSLPFYREFCDLANLDLRKKAKGRKVHVKKSKIALPSITKATTTPIVNEAFSLVFDEHMKIVGDSINHCNATSDEFEQKISTFEEIPDIGRNYIAGTSIGTFNSTLDYIKKIGIIQSSNSIIVEPGSFLRFSCNRKLVVKGRKLETPYFGQVQYLAKAREGAGHEGHCHVRLFMQSHETILETVADRREVFGSTSCVDVPFQDIQCTLPILHWLEYEKDAVPHQFYYKMRHDLDSGAFISLPNLKDVAERQGFKIKCECCEMIEKERLKHLVRPIPGPIKSFQYLGDVYCCNSFVLIQGLDEEIPKAPAKKTIKLDPSIYMEAFRKEKTRPPEVYYYPLDVCQIVSVDTEWNSQTLFDPYHVDLKVRLFRRAAQTKLQDTEKMSHHLLFYTDKVFKIKAKDILGVAYVAHKNFIRAKLEDWLESGEKRFYFRSSYDKDTLSNNLPFLAKQCQGAVNPKTGMGMAPPDHVKPSRRLKCLDVFAGCGGLSAGLHAGGLTDSRWACEVDKDAADAFQKNFPEAVVFNQDINSWLEDILSGKEKNVLNQRYPKVGEVEMIVGGPPCQGFSSMNRYHTGIAARFKNSLVATFFSIIEHYKPRYFLFENVKNFAISNQGLYLKTVIGCCLKLDYQLRYSVLQAGNFGAPQSRYRTIIIGARRGEILPQLPKVQYTLDLPAYTLALNGRQIADGTTYGLLGEETYKSAPFRAVNVYDAIGDLPDIPCGVTNSRSKYLPCCSSFQYNMRLKSKELKDHITRNLSALDKARIKCIPPGGDWRDMPNSRLLLEDGTTTVPLKYITKDGKRGVCPCNFVSKEDRKNVACIKRDERKSIVPWCLPHTADRHAHWAGLYGRVRLGGQFQTTVTIPEPMGKQGQVLHSTYDRCLSVRELARSQSIPDHFELSGSMEDRYRQVGNAVPPLLAASIARMFQT; from the exons ATGGACAGTCCAGGCGAAGAAGAATCTTTTCGTACTCTACGGCGGCCTTTGAGGAATGCCAATACAAGAGAAGACGAAGATCATGATTTAAGTCCTGCAGCAAGCAAAGGTCGCAAGCGTAGATTATTGTCAAATTCAATGCCTGCTACTAAAAAGCAAAA GCTATCCAAAGACACGACAGCATGTTGCGAAGATTGCGGTGCGGATCTCTTGACCGCCGCCTCCGTTACTGCCCCTGACGATAAGTTTGTGGACGAACCAGTTATACTCACGGACGAATCTTTGCAGTTAGCGGATTCAAGACAGTATGATGATTCAAATGGGCTGCCGATTCTTCAGGTCTCTGACGCAAA GTTCTTCTGTAGGAACAACCACCTGTGCAGCATTGATTCTAATGTAGTTGAAACGGATAAAGATCTATTCATGGCTGGTACCATTAGAGCAGTTGAAGACACAACAGTAAAGTTAGAAC agtCGTCAGCAGGCATCGTTTGCCAGAAATCCTCCACAATCAATGAGTGGTTTGTCTCTGGCTATGGCACAGCCCATGTTAATTTATGGGTGGTCTCTGAATTTGGAAATTACAAGATTGTGAGTGTGGCCGAGGAGTACGTTCCATTCTTCTCGAGCGTGCTAAATATCTGCCACTACGCTAATCACCTCATTAAGAGTATGATCGAGAGCAGTGATGCAAGCCTTGACGAAATACTTGCTGATTTCTCG ACTTCGAACAATCCGCTGTTGACCATCCCCACGCTGGAAGAATTGGTAGAAAACGCGCAGTTTATTCACGCCCATGTCACCGCATACTTCCTAGAGCCTTACGCAGATGGTACTAACGACGCGCACCTCCTCTCACTCCCGTTCTACCGGGAGTTCTGCGATCTAGCCAATTTAGACTTGCgtaaaaaggcaaaaggcAGGAAAGTGCACGTAAAGAAATCTAAGATAGCTTTACCGAGCATCACCAAGGCCACAACCACGCCAATTGTCAATGAGGCTTTTTCGCTTGTCTTTGATGAGCACATGAAAATTGTGGGCGACAGC ATCAACCATTGCAACGCAACAAGTGAcgaatttgaacaaaaaatcagcACATTTGAGGAAATTCCGGACATAGGAAGGAATTATATTGCTGGAACTAGCATCGGCACATTTAATTCCACACTCGATTACATCAA GAAAATCGGAATCATCCAAAGCTCAAACAGTATCATTGTAGAGCCTGGTTCTTTTTTGAGATTCTCCTGCAACAGAAAACTAGTGGTGAAGGGCCGCAAGCTTGAAACACCGTATTTTGGCCAAGTGCAGTATCTGGCCAAAGCAAGAGAAGGTGCTGGACATGAGGGTCACTGTCACGTACGCCTTTTCAT GCAGAGCCACGAGACCATTTTGGAGACAGTGGCCGACAGGCGAGAGGTTTTTGGTTCGACTTCCTGTGTAGATGTTCCATTTCAAGACATACAATGCACGTTGCCAATCCTGCACTGGTTGGAGTATGAGAAGGACGCAGTTCCTCATCAATTTTACTATAAAATGCG cCATGACCTTGACAGTGGAGCTTTTATCAGCTTGCCAAACTTGAAGGACGTGGCTGAGAGGCAGGGCTTCAAGATCAAGTGTGAATGTTGTGAAATGATAGAAAAAGAGAGACTCAAACATCTAGTTCGGCCAATTCCAGGACCtataaag AGTTTCCAGTATCTCGGTGATGTCTACTGCTGTAACTCATTCGTTTTAATCCAAGGTTTGGATGAAGAAATACCCAAAGCGCCAGCAAAGAAGACTATT AAACTGGACCCCTCCATATACATGGAAGCGTTCAGGAAAGAAAAGACCAGACCTCCTGAAGTTTATTATTATCCTCTTGATGTGTGCCAAATTGTGTCAGTGGACACTGAATGGAACAGTCAGACATTGTTTGATCCCTACCATGTGGATTTGAAAGTAAGACTGTTCCGGAGGGCAGCGCAGACAAAGCTACAAGACACAGAAAAGATGTCACACCACCTCCTCTTTTACACTGACAAAG TTTTCAAGATCAAAGCAAAGGATATCCTGGGAGTAGCGTATGTGGCACACAAGAATTTCATCAGGGCCAAATTGGAAGATTGGCTTGAATCTGGAGAAAAGCGGTTCTACTTCAGATCCTCATATGACAAGGACACCCTCAGCAATAACTTACCATTTCTTGCAAAGCAGTGCCAAGGAGCTGTTAATCCTAAG ACTGGAATGGGCATGGCCCCACCAGATCACGTGAAGCCATCTAGGCGGCTGAAATGTCTGGATGTGTTCGCTGGCTGCGGTGGGCTGTCTGCTGGACTGCATGCTGGCGGGCTAACTGACAGCCGGTGGGCTTGCGAGGTCGACAAGGACGCCGCTGATGCATTCCAGAAAAACTTCCCTGAGGCGGTTGTCTTCAATCAAGATATCAATTCTTGGTTAGAAGATATACTCAGT ggaaaggagaaaaatgttCTTAACCAGCGCTACCCGAAAGTTGGTGAAGTAGAAATGATAGTTGGTGGGCCGCCATGCCAAGGATTTTCTTCAATGAACCGCTACCATACTGGTATTGCAGCTAGGTTTAAA AACTCGTTGGTGGCCACGTTTTTCAGCATAATTGAACACTACAAACCTAGatattttctgtttgaaaATGTCAAGAATTTTGCTATCAGCAACCAAGGGCTCTACTTGAAAACAGTAATAGGCTGTTGTTTAAAGCTGGATTACCAGCTCAGATACTCCGTGCTTCAAGCAGGGAATTTCGGTGCTCCTCAATCGCGCTACAG GACGATCATAATTGGAGCAAGGAGAGGGGAGATTCTACCTCAGCTGCCTAAGGTGCAGTACACCCTGGACCTTCCTGCCTACACTCTGGCACTGAATGGGAGACAG ATTGCCGATGGCACCACTTACGGTCTTCTGGGAGAAGAAACCTATAAGTCTGCACCATTCAGAGCTGTGAACGTGTATGACGCGATCGGCGATCTTCCTGATATTCCATGTGGTGTCACTAACTCGCGGTCAAAGTATTTGCCTTGCTGTTCCAGCTTCCAGTACAAT ATGCGTTTGAAGAGCAAAGAATTGAAGGACCACATCACTAGGAACCTATCAGCGCTGGACAAGGCCCGCATAAAATGCATTCCTCCTGGAGGGGACTGGCGGGATATGCCAAACTCCCGATTGCTGCTGGAGGATGGCACTACCACCGTACCACT GAAGTACATAACAAAGGATGGAAAGCGAGGCGTTTGCCCTTGTAATTTTGTGTCAAAAGAAGATCGAAAAAACGTGGCCTGCATCAAACGCGACGAGCGCAAATCCATTGTGCCATGGTGCCTGCCACACACAGCGGACAGGCATGCCCACTGGGCCGGCCTCTACGGCAGGGTAAGACTGGGTGGGCAATTTCAGACCACAGTGACCATACCCGAACCCATGGGCAAGCAG GGGCAAGTCTTGCATTCGACGTACGACCGGTGCTTGTCTGTTAGGGAACTTGCGCGATCACAGAGCATCCCTGACCACTTTGAGCTTAGTGGCTCAATGGAGGATCGTTACCGacag GTGGGCAACGCTGTTCCTCCTCTTCTGGCTGCATCCATCGCGAGAATGTTTCAAACTTGA